The Helianthus annuus cultivar XRQ/B chromosome 11, HanXRQr2.0-SUNRISE, whole genome shotgun sequence region gtgcataacctagcataccgagcaaaccaaggtgagttcacactcttaccaaggcatgggattcccggggtgttgggaatgggattgaaaggttgattagatacactattgatactatgactagactaccacattactatcctcggatgtgaaggatacttatactgatcactatcctcggatgtgaaggatacttatactgatcactatcctcggttgtgaaggatacctatagttacgagtagtctagtggttatacaacgtggaacaccaccaccaataacgtggaacaccaccaccaataacgtggaacaccaccaccaataacgtggaacaccaccaccaataacgtggaacaccaccaccaataacgtggaacaccaccaccaataacgtggaacaccaccaccaataacgtggaacaccaccaccaataacgtggaacaccaccaccaataacgtggaacaccaccaccaataacgtggaacaccaccaccaataacgtggaacaccaccaccaatagaacatacaaacggcccagtagagccacctgttacaaacgaacttactattacgcatttactttctgtgaactcgctcaactagttgttgatcctctgttacatgccttgcaggttgttaggtatatggagcttgcacatggaggagcgggtcgttgtgggcttggatcgtgattatcttattaaacacttatgacatttcgtacttactTATGTGGgattttgattatacgcttccgctaaacaatgataacttacctatgttttggaaacacctttcatatggatttggtttggattatattgcaattacttttactttatacaatgttctatatgattggtggcttgatcctggtcagtcacgctcccaagcggtgatactccgcaggtggattttgggggtgtgacaacagcaTCGATCTTTGAAGGATCAACTAAAACACCCTCCGAATTTATCACGTGCCCCAAAAACTGCACTTCCCTGAGCCAAAAGGCGCATTTGgaaaattttgcgtaaagctTCTCCTTACGGAGAACTTCGAGTACTTCAAGCAAGTGTACTGCATGTTCATCTTTGCTTCGTGAATAAAccagaatgtcatcaatgaatacgatcacagACCTATCCAACATGGGTCGGCATacacggttcataaggtccatgaatgCCGCCGGCGCATTTGTTAACCCGAAGGACATAACtaaaaactcataatgtccataacgggttctaaatgcggtttttgGAATGTCTTCTTCTCGTACCCTAACTTGATGGTACCTCGATCGCAAatctatcttggagaaccaactcgccccttgtaactgatcaaaaaggtcgtcgattctaggtaaagggtagcggttctttatgGTCAGCTTATTTagctccctatagtcgatgcacatgcgcatcgacccgtctttcATCTTAACAAATAAGACAGgcgctccccaaggcgacacacttGGGCGTATAAAGCCCTTGTCTAGGAGGTCTTGCAATTGTGTCATTAACTCTCGCATTTCCGTGGGAGCTAGTCTATAGGGAGCCTTCGCAACCGGTTTCGCACCCGGATTCAATTCAATATTAAATTCTACTTCTCGTTCGGGAGGGAGTCCCGGCAATTCCTccggaaatacatccggaaattCGTTCACAATTTCAACATCTTCGAGCTTCGGGGAGCCTTGTTGAGTATTAATCACGTAAGCTAAATATGCTCTACTCCCATTGAGCACATACTTGGTAGCTTGAACGAGGGTACATAACTTCGCTTCCATCTTTCTTTCGCCTTGTACACTTAATCGTCTTCCACTTGGAGCTTGGAGATGTATAGTTTTGGTTTCACAATTTATCTCCGCGTGGTTTTGGGAcatccaatccatacccactattacTTTAAATTCTCCCAAGATCATGGGTATAAGATCGATAGCaaactcctcatcctcaatggttAATTTATAATTTTTACATATTTCGTGCAACAAATAATTTTTACTATctgctatctctacttctaagggcatcaACATCCGTTCAATCTTAAAGGAAGGATGTTGTACGATTTCACTAGAGATAAATGACATAGTGGCCCCGGTATCAAACAATACATAAACCGGCATTGAGTTTATTAAAAAGATACCTGAAACCACATTCGGCTGGGATTTGGCTTCTTCCGATGTGATTTGAAACATTCTCCCCTTCGCCTTAGAACTCTCTTGTTTCTTATCTTCTTTCTTTGATTCTTGCTGAAGCTTCGGGCATTCCGACTTGATATGCCCCCTTTCAAAACAGTTGAAACAAGTCTTTGGGTTATTCGGGCATTGATAAGACGAATGCCCCTCTTTCCCGCATTTGAAGCACCCCTTTTTGCCTAGCAAACATTCTCCGGTATGGAGCTTCCCACACGTCTTGCATGGTGTAATTCCACCTTTCGACTTGCCCTTCCTTCCTTGATCCTGAAACTTCCCCTTTTTAGATGGGCTAAAACTTGCACCCTTTTCACTCGGTCTCTTTTCACCTCGCTCTTCTTGTCTTTTAATCTCGATCTCCCTATCACGTGCTAAATCAATGAGCTCCTCGAGGGTTTCACATTTTGAGGGAGTGATGAACTCTCTAATTTCTGCCTTTAACACGCCATAGAAACGATTTATCTTCATCCTCTCGGTTGTTACCAATTCTccacagaacttcatcttatccataaaaGTGTTTGCTATTTCATTTACTGATTCGTTTTTCTGCCTGAGGCGTAAGAAATCCTCCTGAATCTTGTCGATAGCCGACTGAGGGCAATGATATCTCATGAAGGGCCCCTTGAACTCTTGCCAAGTCATAACTTGCAGCCTATCGTCGCCTATTTCCTTGCTGTgcgcatcccaccaatctttcgcttgATGGGTTAGTAAACCGGTAGCGAACATCACTTGGTCCTCCTTATCGCACCGGCTTCGTATAAACACCGCCTCTATATTCGAGACCCATCTTTGACATTCGACTGGGTCAATTTTACCGTCATACGTCATCGGATGGCATGCCATAAAATCCTTATAAGTGCACCTTCGTTCCTTACCTCTACCCTTGGATCCTTCGATTAATTCCTTCAACTCTTCGAACTTACTGGTCATCATAGCATCCACAACCCCCAGAACTCGGCTTTCTACTTCTTGAGCCAACCGTGGAAGATTGGCTTGTATAACCCCTTCCGCTACTTCTGTAACTCTGTTCTCGAATGCTTCTTGTCTAGCCACATCAttgttatcatcattatcatcGTTAATATTTCTTGCATCAGCCATCTACACAATGTTAATATTTTGTTTAATACAAATCACAGACTTTCAGCATATCATTACTCATTAATCATCATTCACTTAATCCATTTCATGTCATTTGCTTCGTTTCTTTTGATTCTTACGAATCCATTCTCATTGTGTTCGCTAATAGTGATTACATACACTTGTTAAACCTTATATGGACACAACGTAGCCATGAAATAAGCTTTCGGACAAACCGGTAAcacaaaacatgaaaaacaaaacAATTCAGTGTTTTGGCATTAGGTAAGCCGTCGGCGACGACTAtgttgcccgtcggcgacgggctcgtGTGATGGCCGTCGGACAGGTTTCCCCGTCGGCAGTTAATTTGGGCGTCGGACCAGggcaggccgtcggcgacgggggctaacccgtcggcgacgggccttcgTTTAGCAGAAACGCTGCAGGTCTCCTAAAGCATTCTACTTCGATTATTTCCATTCCGTTTGGGATCTACAGCTCCGAAACTTCTCATTTAACTTTCCCACACGTCTTTTTAATCATTTTCACTAACCTCATAATAAACACTTGTAActttatttataatttaaatgttACCTCATGGGCGACCTTGGAGCGAGCACTTCTTCGAACGAGccatcggtttgagttcaagcatcgcGTTTAacgctcgaatccctcaaaccttggctctgataccaacttgtaaggtcCGCTTTTCAATAATATTAGATTACTCACAAAAGGATGATTTTTCGGACAATTAAAATACCAACTTAACACATAATGAAaacttttacaaaaattgggcatgacccgttcgtaaaacgGACCTCACCCCTGTTTTTGACATAATAGACAACGTTCACATAAGaccctttttacactaaaccATCCCAAACAAGACAACAAGTTTTCAAATCTAAAACTTTTAACAAAGTTTAACAAGTAACAAAAACGTGGACCCAAAAACATGCATGTAAACTTGCGGAAGCGCTTGGTTTAATGAGGCTTGAACATGTGCTCGCTCCATATCTCCAAATCGCCTATAGAGGTGCTTTACCTACATAAACATTAAAATTTAAAAGAAGTTAGTTATTACCATAGTATATCATAACCTTTCGTTATAGCTTTATCCATACAAAACATTCTTACTTTTACGCATTCAACAACCCAATAGTTGGGTtaggcataaacactctcgtagagagttaagcatacacattcaacccgtttaattgggttttgcataaacactctcgtagagagttaagcatacaccttcaacccgtttaattgggtttttgcataaacactctcgtagagagttaagcatacgcATCCGACCCATTTAATTGGGTTTATTGGCTTTCAACATTACACTTTCTTCTATCCGTAAAACGGATTATAACTTTCATCTTTATTATAGCATTCAAGCTATCCGTTGGAACGGATGGCATTCGTCTTTTACTTGACACGATTGAATTTCAATCGATCAAAATGCATAGCTTAACACCACTTTCGTTAACATGCCCAAATCCACAAGGGATTTGTCGCTTACTTACTACTTGTCGCATATGTTACACAAGGATAGTTTTACATCAAATTTTATATAAATGGAGAATATAACAAGGACTCGTATGCAACgaaacatacctcgatcttgcgcTCCTTCCGTTTtcttggtgcttgtaccttcttctTTTACGCCTACATTAGAACATTCATTCTTTCATTTAGTCCATTGATTCATTCTACCATTTTCATACACATTTatcttttaggcatttcatcgaacacttggtagGCATCACAATTAAGATACAAGGTACAAGTCTATTAAGCATAAACTTACTAATTCATCATAACAGAAGAATCACCTTCCTTTGAATTTACATAGATTTTCATCCTAAATCAGTTTATCTAGCATTCAAACATCACCAACAATTTCATATATCATCTAACACATGATCACAATCATTATGAGCTTCCTATTAGTAACATAATCTTTACAAAGTGGGTTTTCACTATACTTTTCATACAACCTAAAATCAAGCATAATTATTGCTCTAGAAGGCAATTAATAACTCAGATTTCCCTATTTTGATTCAAGAAACCGAGATTGGGATTAATCCCCTCATTCTACaaatcaagattttcaaaaatTGAACTTACCACTTAAGAGATTAGGGTTAGCAATTCACAATTTAGGGGCCATGCACCGAATTAGCTTATGAATTTGGATTGAATTGCTTGATTTTCTTGAACTAGGGTTTCCCCTTCTCCTTTTTGCCTTGTTCGATCGCAGAGAACTCCCACACACGTACTATGTGTGGGTTTTTTCTTAATTGTTATTTTTATTAATCAAATTTTTAGATAGTTACAACTTTGATCCCTCTATTTTCATCATAATTAAATTTAGGCATCATTTCTTTAATATTAGATTTAACTTATGTTTATCAATTATTTTTGGAGTGTTACATTTCGATGTCGGAACTTGTTTTTATGTactatattaatgtcaaaactaatgtttttagtggttttaaccctAGGTGACGATGTGGATCTTACGGATGGCGGTCAAGcaagttttgaagaaccgaacacactttagaAGCTTCCGTGATATCTAAATTTAATAGACAATGTTTTGAAATGTAATCAATTAGCTAAACAACTTATGAATGTTTGAAATGGTTGTTAGTTGACTAATGTTTCGCTACTTATGAACTATATCTATGGAACTTATGTTGTAATTGGACGTCTTTTATGTATAATTGCACGAATTATTATTAAATTCAAGTAGtaattagacgggtgttacaTCTGTCAACCGCCCCCACCGCCTCCCGATCTCAACCTAAATTGGCGCATCCTGGAGGACCGATGAAGGCGAATAAAGTTGCTGCTTTAGCGAAGTTTCTAGAACGGAagttttgcacagacacatatatgaggattttaattaattctccagccagcgtgaagagttttgcacggaaacatacgGGTATCTAAATTCGACAGTAGTTTCAAAGCCCTGTTCATTGAAGACCTGGGGGAATCTTTATGAAAGCTGATAGttcaaggctgaagacctgcaggattcggttttgggtttggtgTTTCTTTaggattttacagggatctgggggtaactcaattcgttgagtttgcaaacgatgtacttggtcaagctgacttcctgagtactgatgTTGAAGATCtgtagtgcattacgtggtcaacttcacaaaggcgagacaatgagatctggatgaaGCTCAACTAAGCGTGCtgtttggttgagcttgcaagggatCCACTTGGTCTAGCTGaatttcctgagtgttgatgttgaagattaaagtgcattacttggtcgattccacaaagacggtttacagaagacagttcaccaaAAATCTCtaccaatgtagtatgcttgaatgaAATAAAGTTCTTATGACatatcaagacttgatgcagttccTAAAGATTGAAACCCTTATCAAATGTCGGTTGGAGTATTgaaagatcagcggaagatcggtcaattaaggaaattgcacaacacccaacatggatacgcgtactttaagggggaaatattatacaaggagcgtcaagatactacttacctggatcatcggtcaagggggaatttgttaatacagagaagatgaatacttgactgaagatcgattgcagttgcattttcagcatttgacagcaacggacaagggggaatttgttggtgcagtttttgtgtccgatgctgtTCGAATAGTTTAGATTGTATTTTATGCtgattatgtaatagttagtgaaacggtcaaacaaaTGTGTATTGACCcactcgtttgaagtggtcaaacgagagggttatgggtttgaccgtgtgtgtgtgCAAGTGAAGTGTGTGTGACTATAAATACCACCCCTTGTCTTTCATTTGCACTAGAGAGAGTTAGAGAGTGTGGTGAGCTCATTTGAGAGTTCATAGTGAGTTCTATTGTGTggggggagagatcaccacttggtctctccccgaatgtatactcctttggtattagttcggttagcTTGTAAttgggccgacttgtaatgttatactaccgattaatacaaagaagttttttttatccatctctaatctctcccgtcttgaactAATCTCACACTAATCAtggtttcggtcccgaaacacggtcctacaattggtatcagagctgtttcaggaccgaaaccgtgattagtGTGATATTAGTTCAAGACAGGAGAGATTAGAGATGGATAAACAAAACTTCTTTGTATTAATCGGTAGTataacattacaagtcggcccgattacaagcTAACCGAACTAATAtgaaaggagtatacatccgaggaaagaccaagtggtgatctctctcccccccccccccccacacaatAGAACTCACTGTGAACTCTCAAATGAGCTCACCACACTCTCTAACTCTCTCTAGTGCAAATGAAAGACAAGGGGTGGTATTTATAGTCACACCCACTTCACTTGcacacacacacggtcaaaccataactctctcgtttgaccacttcaaacgagcgggtcaatacacatttgtttgaccgtttcactaattATTACATAATCAGCATAAAATACAAACTAAACTATTCGAacagcatcggacacaaaaactgcaccaacAATGACTTTTCGTTTATAAGGGAAGGCAAATACAATAATTGAGAAAGCTAATAATTAATTGAGAATACAAATACAATAATGGATTGTTCGTTTATAAGGGAATGCAAATACATTTTCATAAGCCTAACTAATTGAGAATGGAAATACTAGTAGTCAAATAACTAAAATTCCACCAAATAGATGTAACCTGAGGACGCTGCAACTTTCatcaaaacaatatatatataactgATATTAAACAAAAACGAAAGAAGCTATGAAACAAAAACGAATCGATACCGGGTCGTCGTCGAAACAGTTATATCATTGCTATGAAACAAAAACGAAAGAAGCAATCGTACCCGACGAATCACGAATCTGATCATCAAAGGTTGAAGGTCAATGGTCGTTGGTTGAAGGTCGATCGTCGTTGCAGCTGTTCATGTCGTCTATGGTTTTGGAGGAATGAAACGTCGTAGGTTATTACGTAGgttataatatgtttttattttatgaaTTACACCTAATATAAATAATATCCACATAAgcattaaaaagaaaataaaaaataaaagaaaaacatggTAACCTGATGACCTGGTAATTACACAGTATTAGAACACAAAATTAAAGTTTAGTGACTCTAGAGAGACAAAAAAGTTTGGATGACTTAATTGATACACTTGACAAACTTAGTTACATTTTAGGGAAAATggtataattaaaaaaaaactgttgtataaaaagttattgCCGTTTAAGAAAAGCGATGAAAACTTGCATGTGAGTTTCTGAATTTAAAATATGTTGAATTTACCTTTATACGCTTAATCGAAAAATATCTATCAATCtaaataaaacatatattataATTTTGACACTCATCTTGATCCCACTTATTTATTACTTTAATCTAATAGCTCACGTTAACACTTCTTACAATAAAAAAACACACTTTATAGGCTAAGCTCACCTTCCTCCAATATTTGAAGTTTGGAGAGTTGGGGAAATAGATGATTTAAGGGTGAGGTGGCTTTTGGAAGATCTACCAAAGTTTGATATATACCCTACATCCTTATAATGACCAATTTGTTAACTAATCCGTTTTTTTAATCATTGATTGACTTTGTTTTACTAAATGAAAGTGAGTATATATAAGATCAATGTAAGTGAACCCTTGGGATAAGTGATTGGCCCAAGACTTTTTCATAGATGATTCATTTGAGTAGGGccgtaaacgaaccgaacgttcagcaaacagttcgtgaccgttcggcgggaagtttgtttatgtttgtttatttaataaacgaacgaacatgaacaagaaatttcgttcgattagttaaatgaacgaacatgaacagaggtctcgttcgttcgattgtgttcgtgaacgttcggtaaggtgtttgtgaacgtgttcgtgaacattcgttgatttgcattcgtttatgttcgtatgtttgtgttttaattgaagatctttgtacttttttatattttatttgtactttttatattattaaacttttatttattttatttccctaacaattaaactaggtaACCcgctttcaccttgtttatgcatcatttccctttcatttctcattatttacatccacgaatacgatcgacctccgttccacaataagagATTCAAGTTCGTGAACCATTcacgaacacgctcatttccttaatgaacgaacacgaacataaaatctcgttcggtaagtgttcataaaccgttcgtgaacacatttatttccttaacgaacgaacacgaacaaggccttgttcgtgttcgttcggttcgtttacagccctacattTGAGCGAGAAAAGTCAACTTAAAAATTTGTTACTTCACATACAAGTGCTTTCGTCTCAACTAATACATACATagtgtgtaacacctcgaaattttgtgtccaataatgtattaacacgtgtcttgagtttacacgtggcacttaatattaaataaaggactaaagttgacaaaccttgaaagtatgtaaattcgagggttagaaatgtcaaacaagggtaagtatactgtatagtaaccctaaacgatgctcgtacctttaaacgaataaatcatggatcgtacggaagcaaaacgcggaagaaagtgagagattaccaGCTACAggagttaactgtgtcaacatgtttaattatacctctgagtgaccctttgacgtacccgaggctttgtaatagtaaaatacgctcactagaatgtactatataaattccgcgaagttccgttttaaaacgagaaagttatgatcaaatccgtatgagaggggttaaaagcgtcaacaatgaaagttaaggctttccagaTAATTAACAAACTAACAGGGGACTTAACAATGCAGGAAAacaacacgaggcccttagttgtaaataatcgagggccaaatcgcaaagttaccccttcaaacccgaaaggtcaggttaataattaccaaagttttcgttattaattacaaagatttaggcaatgattataaaagatttagaaatcttgaaaatttaacctaacgcgggccgcgtaaaagataTGGtcaagttgatgcgggccgcgagccttctgcATATACGCGTTCTGTCTTATAAACCCAGGCGACCCGCGGACAAGTTACATGATcctttcatgcgggccgcgtgaaccgcccagatgcagaaagtttggactAACTTGCTTTTGAGCTAGTGAACGACCAAAAAtgcaataaatgaggcatgggtgccctctCCTTGCCTCCTAGCActcagggccacctgctgaacatccatgatgctTGGTAGtctgagttgtgatgatcccaTGCCAAgttttgcactataaataggcctattgtgtgcataagttcaccacacctcaaaacacattctcttgatcacctctggagcttccaagctttatTCTATCATCCTAAATCgtgctcaagcttctgtaagttgtttaaatcctttgtggtttagttttacttagttaaatagctaaaaatcaaaccgtcgtaactacggtttgacttcgagataagtccttaatggctcagtcatatctcgaatcaaaagcagttataagttggtatttgtatgggtaataaacccctaaaagggttccccctgatcaccactctaactagttcaaatgtcgagtcaaacgtatacttaaaaagtcaacagaaagccatttttgcgattcttgcataatctgtaatatagatgatatgaaacctatttgaatacttataaaacatgatattaagtatataaacttgtctaaactcgtttgattcggccatttgctatattgacccggttcggagccgaaagtcgcaaaagtttgacttttgctttgactttagttctgacctgttttagtgcaatgtagatatgccttaggactctcttaggaccaggtcacgtgatggtatcaccctctgtgaccggttcgttgtttgtccgagtcttttacgcatttccgttaattacttaaaagttgactgtaacgcccttttcaaaataaaa contains the following coding sequences:
- the LOC110888723 gene encoding uncharacterized protein LOC110888723, encoding MADARNINDDNDDNNDVARQEAFENRVTEVAEGVIQANLPRLAQEVESRVLGVVDAMMTSKFEELKELIEGSKGRGKERRCTYKDFMACHPMTYDGKIDPVECQRWVSNIEAVFIRSRCDKEDQVMFATGLLTHQAKDWWDAHSKEIGDDRLQVMTWQEFKGPFMRYHCPQSAIDKIQEDFLRLRQKNESVNEIANTFMDKMKFCGELVTTERMKINRFYGVLKAEIREFITPSKCETLEELIDLARDREIEIKRQEERGEKRPSEKGASFSPSKKGKFQDQGRKGKSKGGITPCKTCGKLHTGECLLGKKGCFKCGKEGHSSYQCPNNPKTCFNCFERGHIKSECPKLQQESKKEDKKQESSKAKGRMFQITSEEAKSQPNVVSGIFLINSMPVYVLFDTGATMSFISSEIVQHPSFKIERMLMPLEVEIADSKNYLLHEICKNYKLTIEDEEFAIDLIPMILGEFKVIVGMDWMSQNHAEINCETKTIHLQAPSGRRLSVQGERKMEAKLCTLVQATKYVLNGSRAYLAYVINTQQGSPKLEDVEIVNEFPDVFPEELPGLPPEREVEFNIELNPGAKPVAKAPYRLAPTEMRELMTQLQDLLDKGFIRPIMSFGLTNAPAAFMDLMNRVCRPMLDRSVIVFIDDILVYSRSKDEHAVHLLEVLEVLRKEKLYAKFSKCAFWLREVQFLGHVINSEGVLVDPSKIDADFSKIALPLTKLTRKKERFVWGKEQEEAFQMLKEKLSSPPILTLPDGTEDLVVYSDSSHQGLGCVLMQRGKVIAYASRQLKPHEVNYPTHDLELAAVVFALKIWRHYLYGAKCTIYSDHKSLKYFFEQKDLNMRQRRWLELIKDYDCDILYHPGKANVVADALSRKGYPSPIRVKSMKMIVTP